Within Actinoplanes sp. L3-i22, the genomic segment CGACGGCGGGTGTCGTCGGGGGAGGTGTGGATCACATCCGGATCGGGCAAGATCTAAATTCTCGGCATGTCGCTGCAAACGCATCGAAGCCACACCCGGGCCATTGCGCAATGGCCGGTGCTGGCGCCGCACCTGCAGGAGATCATTGAATCTCTTGCCGCCGGGGAGACGGCACGCGAGATGGCGGCCCGCCTGTACATCTCGCCCAACACCGTCAAGTCCCGGCTGAGGACGCTGTATCAGCAGCTCGGAGCCCGTGATCAGGCCCATGCCGTGGCCATCGCGTTCCGGATCGGGGTGCTCCGGGCGGCCGGCGAGCCGGAGCCCGACCGGAAGACCGTCATGATCGGCACCCTCGACCCGGACAGTCTGCGTGACACCATCGCCGATCTCACCGCTCTGCTGCGAATAGTGGAGCGGGTCCGCCAACTCGACGGCGGACACCTTCCCGACCTGCTCAGGCAGGTCGGCGAGCTGGCCTGTCAACCACACGAGGATCCACGGGACGCACTGGCCCGGATCGCGGAGATCGCCGCCGCGGCCGGGTTCGGCACGGATGATCCGGGCGCGGAGCCCGGTTCCGGACGATAATGGGCCGGTGGGTGACCGTCCGGCGGAGCGGATGCGACCGTGCCGTCGCTGCGGTCACCCGACCCGTGTGGACCGCATGGTGCAGGGCTACGGGCGCAATTGCGCGGCCTCGCTCGGCCTGACCGGCGGCACGGTGGACACCGGCCACTCCGGGCCGGACCTGTTCGATCTGCTCGAGGTCGAGCCGGAGGACTCCTGCGACGGGTGGGACCGGCCGGCCGACCGTCGCGGTCGTTGATTTTTTCTCTTCTTATGTAATTCCCGGCGGTACTCGCGCGCTTCCCCGGCGGCCGACGCCGGCCAGCATGAGCGACGCGCCCGGGTCGCTGATCGGCTCGGCCGGTCCCGCCGGATGCCAGCCGGGCCCGCGCACCACGCCCGGCTCGATCAGCTCCCACCCCTCGAACAGCGCGGTGAATCGCTCCTCGCCGCGCGGCACGAACGGCGTCCCGGTCCGGCTGTACAGGTCGGCGACCCGGGTCATCGCCTCCGGGTCCAGCCCGCCGCTGGCGTGCGACAGCGCCAGCAGGCTGCCCGGCGCGACCGCCTCGCGATAGCCGCGCAGCGTCGCGTCGAGCACCGGCCCGTCCGGCACGAAGTGCAGCACCGCGAACATCAGGATCCCGACCGGGCGACCGAGATCGATCACCGAGCGCAGCGCCGGGTCGCTCAGCACCGACGCCGGATCCCGCAGGTCACCCTGGACCACCACGGTCCGCGGGTCGTCGCCGAGCAGCCGGTGGGCGTAGAGCACCGCGGTCGGGTCGACGTCGACGTAGACCACCCGGGCCGCCGGATCGGCGGCCAGCGCGACCTCGTGCACGTTCCCCTCGGTCGGGATGCCGGAGCCGAGGTCGATGAACTGCCGGATGCCGTGCGCCAGCGCCCACCGCACCACCCGGTGCAGGAACGCGCGATTGGCCCGGGCCAGCGCCGTCATCTCCGGGACGATCTCCATGATCCGCGCCGCCACCGACCGGTCGACGGCGAAGTTGTGCGTGCCGCCGAGGAACACGTCGTACACGCGGGCGGAGCTGGGCCGGTTCGGATCGATGCTCACCATCTCGAAGATGCCCGGAATCCGGGGAATCCATGCCCGGAATTCCGGAAATTGGTAGTTTGGGGAGGGAGGGGACGGGTGTGGAGTCACGCATAGAGCTGCCGGGGCTCCTGATCGACACCGCCCCGGACGCGATCATCATCAGCCGCTCGGACGGCGTCATCACGATCGCCAACCGCCGCGCGCACGACATGTTCGGCTACCCGCCCGATCACCTCGTCGGGGTCTCCATCGACGAACTGGTCCCGGACGAGGTGCGCCCGGGGCATCCCGAGCAGCGCGCCGGCTACCTGGCCGCCGAACATCCGCCGCTGCGCCGCCTGCCCCTGCGCGGCCGGCGTCAGGACGGCACGGTCTTCGCGGTCGAGGTGTCGCTCTCCGGGGTCACCGCGCCCGACCGCGAGACGTACGTGACCGCGGTCCTGCGCGACGACACCACGCAACGCCAGGCCGCCGCCGCCCGGGCCCTGCTCGCCTCGGTCGTCCAGTCCTCGCACGACGCGATCGTCACCGTCGACCTGCGGAACCGGATCCTCTCCTGGAACCCGGGCGCCGAGAACCTCTACGGCTTCAAGGCCGACGAGATGGTCGGCACCTCGATCGACGAGATCATCCCGCCGGAGCGGCGCGCCGACGAGGAGCAGATCCGCGCGCTGGTCCGCCTCGGCGGCCGGGTGGACCGCTACCGGTCGCTGCGGCTCACCTCCGCCGGCCAGCCGATCGCCGTCGCGATGCTGGTCTCGCCCCTGCTCGACGAGCACGGCGCGCTGGTCGGCACGACCAGCACGGCCCGCGACATCAGCGAGCGGGAACGCACCGAGGCCCGGGTCCAGGCGATCCTCGACGCCGCGCCGGACGCGCTGCTCGGCGTCGCCGAGACCGGCGAGGTGGTGCTGGTCAACGCGGAGGCCGAGCGGCTGTTCGGGCACCCCCGGCACGACCTGATCCACATGGCGGTGGACCGGCTGCTGCCCGACGGCCTGCCGCCGGTCTCCGCGGTGCTGCGCACCGGCGACTCCGCCACCCCGCTCGACACCGAACGCTCCGAGGACGGCGAACAGCGCTGGGCCAAGCGCCGCGCGATCCGCAGCGACGGCGCCGAGCTGCCGGTCGACATCGCGGTCAGCGCGCTGCACGCCGACACCGGGGTGATCACCGTGGCCGCGGTCCGGGACATCACCGACCGGCTGGCCGCCGAGGCCGAGCGGCGCCGGCTGCGCGAGGAGACCGACCGGCAGAAGCTGGAGGCCCGCATGCAGCAGGCCCAGCGCCTGGAGAGCCTGGGCCAGCTGGCCGGCGGGATCGCGCACGACTTCAACAACCTGCTCGCGGTGATCCTCAACTACGCGGCGTTCATCATCGAGGACGCTGCCGGCAGCCCGCCCGCCGCCGACGCCGAGCAGATCGCCCGGGCCGCCCGGCGCGGCAGCGACCTCACCCACCAGCTGCTCGCCTTCGCCCGGCGCGAGGTGATCCGGCCCCGTCCGCTGGACCTCAACGCGGTGGTCACCGAGGTCCATCAGATGCTGGACCGGTCCCTGGGCGAACACATCAACCTGACGGTACGGACCACCGACCCGCTGCCCGCCGTGATGGCCGACCCGGGTCAGATGGAACAGGTGCTGGTGAACCTCGCGGTCAACGCCCGGGACGCGATGCCCACCGGCGGCCGGCTCACCATCGACACCGCCGAGGTCCGGGTCGACGCCGAGCACTCGGCCGCCCGGGCCGGCCTCAGCACCGGGCGCTACCTGCGGTTACGGGTCTCGGACAGCGGCACCGGGATGCCCAAGGAGGTGATCGACAAGGCGTTCGAGCCGTTCTTCACCACCAAGCCCAGCGGTCAGGGCACCGGCCTCGGGCTGGCCACCGTCTACGGCATCGTCACCCAGGCCGGCGGCACCGTGCAGATCTACTCCGAGCCGGGCATCGGCACCACGTTCACCATCCTGCTGCCGGTCACCGACGTGCGGGCGCAGGAGGTCGTGGCCGAGGAGACCGACGAGCGGCTGACCGGGCACGGGGCGACCGTGCTGGTCGTCGAGGACGAGGACGCGCTGCGCGAGGTGACCTCCCGGATCCTGGTCCGGGGCGGGTACACCGTGCTCGCCGCGAACGGGGGCGAGGCGGCGCTCCGGATCGCCGCCGAGAACCACATCGACGTGCTGCTCACCGACGTGATCATGCCGGGGATGCTGGGCAAGGACGTGGCCGACGCGGTGACCACCCGGTACCCGCGGACCAAGGTCCTGTTCATGTCCGGTTACGCCCAGCCGGTCCTGACCAATCACGGGACCCTCGCGGCCGATGTGCACCTGCTGGAGAAGCCGTTCACCAGCGCGGAGTTGATGCGCGCCCTGCACGACGAGCTGCAGACAAAGCCCTGACCCCACCGCCGGCCCGTCCCGCCGGCCCGTCCCGCCGGCCCGTCCCGCCGGCCCGTCCCGCCGGCCCGTCCCGCCGGCCCGTCCCGCCGGCCCGTCCCGCCGGCCCGTCCCGCCGGCCCGTCCCGCCGGCCCGTCCCGCCGGCCCGTCCCGCCGGCCCGTCCCGCCGGCCCGTCCCGCCGGCCCGTCCCGCCGGCCCGTCCCGCCGGCCCGTCCCGCCGGCCCGTCCCGCCGGCCCGTCCCGCCGGCCCGTCCCGCCGGCCCGTCCCGCCGGCCCGTCCCGCCGGCCCGTCCCGCCGGCCCGTCCCGCCGGCCCGTCCCGCCGGCCCGTCCCGCCGGCCCGTCCCGCCGGCCCGTCCCGCCGGCCCGTCCCGCCGCGCCGCCCCCGCCGCGCCGCCCCCGCCGCGCCGCCCCCGCCGCGCCGCCCCCGGCGCGCCACCGCCACCGCCGCGCCGCCACCGCCGCGCCGTCGCGTCCTGGCTGCTCGCGGCCTTCGCGGCAGCCCTGACCGTGGACCGCTACTCGCAGACGACGCCGTCGTTGTCGCGGTCCTGGTACCAGTCGTACTCCGGGTCGACGCCCTCGGTGTACGGCCCGTAGCCGGCCTTCTTCGCCGCCGCGCAGGTGGCATACCGCGGATCGGTGCCGCCGCCGCTGCCCGTCTCCGGCTTGTCGTCGGTGTCCGAGTCCCCGCTCTCACAGGCGACCCCGTCACCGTCCCGGTCGAGGGCCTTGCGGTAGCCGGGATCGTTCCTGCCGAGATCGGCGAGCCCGGCGTCATGCACCGCGTCGCAGTTCGCGTAGTAGACGGCCTTCGTCGTGGTCTTCGCCGGCGTCGGCTTCGTGGTCCTGGCCGGCGTGGCACTCCCCGCCGTGCTGCCCGCCGTCGTCGGGGTGGTACCGGCCGCCTCGGTGACCGGAACGACCGGCTCGGACGCGGCAACCGGATCAGTGGTCACCACAACCGAGGGACTCCCGCTCCCGGCCGTGTTGGTCCGGGCCCCGCCCGACGCGAAGATCGACACCCCGCAGGCCGCCACCGCCGCCACCCCGACCAGCCCGAGCATCACCTTGTTCAGCGACCACTTCCCGGGCGCTTTCCCCATCACCGCATACGGCCGAGTCCGCGGATACCCAGCCCCGCCAACCCCAGCCCCGCCTGCCCCCGCCCCGGGATAAGCCGCGCCGCCAGCCGCCCCGGGATAAGGCGTCCCTGCCGCCCCGCCC encodes:
- a CDS encoding helix-turn-helix transcriptional regulator; translation: MSLQTHRSHTRAIAQWPVLAPHLQEIIESLAAGETAREMAARLYISPNTVKSRLRTLYQQLGARDQAHAVAIAFRIGVLRAAGEPEPDRKTVMIGTLDPDSLRDTIADLTALLRIVERVRQLDGGHLPDLLRQVGELACQPHEDPRDALARIAEIAAAAGFGTDDPGAEPGSGR
- a CDS encoding SAM-dependent methyltransferase, giving the protein MSIDPNRPSSARVYDVFLGGTHNFAVDRSVAARIMEIVPEMTALARANRAFLHRVVRWALAHGIRQFIDLGSGIPTEGNVHEVALAADPAARVVYVDVDPTAVLYAHRLLGDDPRTVVVQGDLRDPASVLSDPALRSVIDLGRPVGILMFAVLHFVPDGPVLDATLRGYREAVAPGSLLALSHASGGLDPEAMTRVADLYSRTGTPFVPRGEERFTALFEGWELIEPGVVRGPGWHPAGPAEPISDPGASLMLAGVGRRGSARVPPGIT
- a CDS encoding PAS domain S-box protein translates to MESRIELPGLLIDTAPDAIIISRSDGVITIANRRAHDMFGYPPDHLVGVSIDELVPDEVRPGHPEQRAGYLAAEHPPLRRLPLRGRRQDGTVFAVEVSLSGVTAPDRETYVTAVLRDDTTQRQAAAARALLASVVQSSHDAIVTVDLRNRILSWNPGAENLYGFKADEMVGTSIDEIIPPERRADEEQIRALVRLGGRVDRYRSLRLTSAGQPIAVAMLVSPLLDEHGALVGTTSTARDISERERTEARVQAILDAAPDALLGVAETGEVVLVNAEAERLFGHPRHDLIHMAVDRLLPDGLPPVSAVLRTGDSATPLDTERSEDGEQRWAKRRAIRSDGAELPVDIAVSALHADTGVITVAAVRDITDRLAAEAERRRLREETDRQKLEARMQQAQRLESLGQLAGGIAHDFNNLLAVILNYAAFIIEDAAGSPPAADAEQIARAARRGSDLTHQLLAFARREVIRPRPLDLNAVVTEVHQMLDRSLGEHINLTVRTTDPLPAVMADPGQMEQVLVNLAVNARDAMPTGGRLTIDTAEVRVDAEHSAARAGLSTGRYLRLRVSDSGTGMPKEVIDKAFEPFFTTKPSGQGTGLGLATVYGIVTQAGGTVQIYSEPGIGTTFTILLPVTDVRAQEVVAEETDERLTGHGATVLVVEDEDALREVTSRILVRGGYTVLAANGGEAALRIAAENHIDVLLTDVIMPGMLGKDVADAVTTRYPRTKVLFMSGYAQPVLTNHGTLAADVHLLEKPFTSAELMRALHDELQTKP
- a CDS encoding excalibur calcium-binding domain-containing protein — translated: MGKAPGKWSLNKVMLGLVGVAAVAACGVSIFASGGARTNTAGSGSPSVVVTTDPVAASEPVVPVTEAAGTTPTTAGSTAGSATPARTTKPTPAKTTTKAVYYANCDAVHDAGLADLGRNDPGYRKALDRDGDGVACESGDSDTDDKPETGSGGGTDPRYATCAAAKKAGYGPYTEGVDPEYDWYQDRDNDGVVCE